Proteins encoded by one window of Deltaproteobacteria bacterium:
- a CDS encoding sugar transferase, giving the protein MSTRALDALLSGVALLCLLPVLVGIALVLRCSGEGEIFYRQERVGRGGKPFGLLKFATMLKDSPNLGSGLLTLKDDPRVLPFGRFLRRTKLNELPQLLNVLLGDMSLIGPRPQALGHFEVFPAHVKAELVKVRPGLSGIGSIVFRDEESLLSVPGRDPERYYREVIAPYKGELELWFIRRRGLALYLILVALTIWAVVWPGGVPYRSIFPDLPEPAPE; this is encoded by the coding sequence ATGTCGACCCGGGCGCTCGACGCATTGCTCTCCGGGGTCGCCCTGCTCTGCCTGCTGCCCGTGCTGGTGGGGATCGCGCTGGTGCTGCGCTGCTCCGGCGAGGGTGAGATCTTCTACCGACAGGAGCGTGTGGGGCGCGGCGGGAAGCCGTTCGGCCTGCTGAAGTTCGCCACCATGCTGAAGGACAGCCCGAACCTGGGCTCCGGCCTGCTCACGCTGAAGGACGACCCGCGCGTCCTCCCGTTCGGGCGTTTCCTGCGCCGGACCAAGCTCAACGAGCTGCCACAGCTCCTGAACGTGCTTCTCGGCGACATGAGCCTGATCGGGCCGCGTCCGCAGGCCCTGGGACACTTCGAGGTCTTTCCCGCGCACGTGAAGGCGGAACTCGTCAAGGTGCGCCCCGGTCTCTCCGGCATCGGCTCGATCGTGTTCCGCGACGAGGAGAGCCTGCTCTCGGTGCCCGGGCGAGACCCCGAGCGCTACTACCGCGAGGTGATCGCGCCGTACAAGGGCGAGCTCGAGCTCTGGTTCATCCGCAGGCGCGGGCTCGCGCTGTACCTGATCCTGGTCGCGCTGACGATCTGGGCCGTGGTGTGGCCTGGCGGCGTGCCCTACCGGTCGATCTTTCCCGATCTGCCGGAGCCCGCGCCGGAGTAG
- a CDS encoding segregation/condensation protein A, whose protein sequence is MKLHAFEGPLDLLLHLIRANEVDIADIPIAAISEQYLAYLELMRSLDIDVAADYLLMAATLAHIKSRMLLPPDPDILGEDEGEDPRAELARRLAEYAVFKDAADALARRQLLNRDVFAAEPDASTLPEKEGVLAVSLFALIEAMQGVLGRVSPAAQHHIVSRERITLQQSMIEVMDRLRVSAGATLRFEELFPSGLEASRERIVLAFLSILELAKIQALLIFQNATGDGRPDGPIRVRLAVGDAPDEAEIEAAAAEAEAEFSTRVDLEEVPETAATDEPETDEGGDAW, encoded by the coding sequence ATCAAGCTGCACGCCTTCGAGGGCCCGCTCGATCTGCTCCTGCACCTGATCCGCGCGAACGAAGTCGACATCGCCGACATCCCGATCGCGGCGATCTCCGAGCAGTACCTGGCCTACCTCGAGCTGATGCGCTCGCTCGACATCGACGTCGCTGCGGACTACCTGCTGATGGCCGCGACGCTCGCGCACATCAAGTCGCGGATGCTGCTTCCGCCCGACCCCGACATCCTCGGCGAGGACGAGGGCGAGGATCCGCGAGCCGAGCTCGCCCGGCGGCTCGCCGAGTACGCCGTCTTCAAGGACGCCGCCGATGCGCTGGCGCGAAGGCAGCTCCTGAACCGCGACGTCTTCGCGGCCGAGCCGGACGCCTCGACGCTGCCCGAGAAAGAGGGCGTGCTCGCGGTCAGCCTGTTCGCGCTGATCGAGGCCATGCAAGGCGTGCTCGGCCGTGTGTCGCCCGCGGCGCAGCACCACATCGTCTCGCGCGAGCGCATCACGCTGCAGCAGTCGATGATCGAGGTGATGGACCGGCTGCGGGTCTCCGCGGGCGCGACGCTTCGCTTCGAGGAGCTGTTCCCGAGCGGACTCGAGGCCAGCCGCGAGCGGATCGTGCTGGCCTTTCTCTCGATCCTCGAGCTCGCCAAGATCCAGGCGCTGCTGATCTTCCAGAACGCCACGGGCGACGGGCGACCCGACGGGCCGATCCGTGTGCGTCTGGCAGTGGGGGACGCGCCCGACGAGGCGGAGATCGAGGCCGCGGCCGCCGAGGCCGAGGCGGAGTTCAGCACGCGCGTCGACCTCGAGGAGGTCCCCGAGACCGCCGCGACGGACGAGCCGGAGACGGATGAGGGTGGCGATGCCTGGTGA
- a CDS encoding tyrosine recombinase XerD encodes MRLDAGIDAFLAHLAVERGLSAATIEAYERDLAALSETLGDLDVGALDAASLRRHVDRLATRGLAGSTRARALSAIARLLAWLRAERLLECDPLADLERPKQRRKIPHVLSTDEVVALLSAPDESPVGIRDRAILELLYAAGLRVSEATGLRLANLQLASRSLTVLGKGRRERVALVGEPAVEALERYLAQVRPRWVRDAEVAFVFVTARGAAMTRQAIWYRMRAYGLQAGIAHKLTPHVLRHSFATHLLEGGADLRIVQEMLGHSDIGTTEIYTHVSRTRLHELVNARHPRGDPGSAGPDGIVSPSS; translated from the coding sequence GTGAGGCTCGACGCGGGGATCGACGCGTTTCTCGCGCACCTCGCGGTCGAGCGCGGGCTGTCGGCGGCGACGATCGAGGCCTACGAGCGCGACCTGGCCGCGCTCTCTGAGACGCTGGGCGATCTCGATGTCGGCGCGCTCGACGCCGCGTCGCTTCGCCGGCACGTCGACCGCCTCGCCACGCGGGGACTCGCGGGATCCACGCGCGCCCGCGCACTCTCGGCAATCGCGCGCCTGCTCGCCTGGCTGCGTGCGGAGCGCCTGCTCGAGTGCGATCCGCTGGCCGATCTGGAGCGCCCCAAGCAGCGGCGAAAGATCCCGCACGTGCTCTCCACCGACGAGGTGGTCGCGCTGCTGTCGGCGCCCGACGAGAGCCCCGTCGGAATCCGAGATCGCGCGATCCTCGAGCTGCTCTACGCCGCGGGTCTGCGCGTCTCCGAGGCGACCGGGCTGCGTCTGGCCAATCTCCAGCTCGCCTCGCGCAGCCTGACCGTGCTCGGCAAGGGACGGCGCGAGCGTGTGGCGCTCGTGGGGGAGCCCGCCGTGGAAGCGCTCGAACGCTACCTGGCGCAGGTGCGCCCGCGCTGGGTTCGCGACGCCGAGGTCGCCTTCGTCTTCGTCACCGCGCGCGGCGCCGCGATGACCCGACAGGCGATCTGGTACCGGATGCGTGCCTACGGACTGCAGGCGGGAATCGCGCACAAGCTCACCCCCCACGTCCTGCGTCACTCCTTCGCGACCCACCTGCTCGAGGGCGGGGCGGATCTGCGCATCGTCCAGGAGATGCTCGGCCACTCCGACATCGGCACCACGGAGATCTACACGCATGTGAGTCGGACCCGGCTTCACGAGCTGGTGAACGCCCGGCATCCACGGGGCGATCCTGGCTCGGCCGGACCGGATGGGATAGTCTCGCCCTCGTCGTAG
- a CDS encoding UDP-N-acetylglucosamine 4,6-dehydratase: protein MSSVLKLIGRDHSLFAEELRRHSGSLDAAVAERSFLVIGGAGSIGQAVVKEIFARDPASLHVVDVSENNLVELVRDLRSSLGYTRGDFRTFPLDVGGVEFRALIEAPARYDYVLNLSALKHVRSEKDPYSLMRMIEVNVLNTVRTLEDAHRMGARKYFCVSTDKATNPVNMMGASKRIMELFLLNASLRVPVSTARFANVAFSDGSLLHGFAQRIAKGQPLSAPRDVRRYFITQEESGVLCVMSCLLGENRDIFFPKLDPAESLLTFSEIAVRYLASLGYEADPCASEDEARAKSRDRTGRKWPCYFFDSDTTGEKAFEEFFVSGQDLDLERFPNIGVIRNAAYRDRTRLDDFLAEIEAMRARCAWTKEALVALFERLAPEFAHHETGKYLDDRM, encoded by the coding sequence ATGTCGTCCGTTCTAAAGCTGATCGGGCGCGATCACTCTCTCTTCGCCGAGGAGCTGCGCCGGCACTCCGGGTCGCTCGACGCGGCGGTCGCCGAGCGCTCGTTCCTGGTGATCGGCGGCGCGGGGTCGATCGGCCAGGCCGTCGTGAAGGAGATCTTCGCTCGCGATCCCGCCTCGCTCCACGTCGTGGACGTGAGCGAGAACAACCTGGTGGAGCTGGTTCGCGACCTGCGCAGCTCGCTCGGATACACCCGCGGCGACTTCCGCACCTTCCCGCTCGATGTCGGCGGCGTCGAGTTCCGCGCGCTGATCGAAGCGCCGGCGCGCTACGACTACGTGCTGAACCTCTCGGCGCTGAAGCACGTTCGCAGCGAGAAGGATCCTTACTCGCTGATGCGCATGATCGAGGTCAACGTCCTGAACACGGTGCGAACGCTCGAGGACGCGCACAGGATGGGCGCCCGGAAGTACTTCTGCGTCTCGACCGACAAGGCGACCAATCCGGTGAACATGATGGGCGCCTCCAAGCGGATCATGGAGCTGTTCCTGCTGAACGCGAGCCTGCGGGTGCCCGTGTCCACCGCTCGCTTCGCGAACGTCGCGTTCTCGGACGGAAGCCTGCTGCACGGGTTCGCGCAGCGGATCGCCAAGGGCCAGCCGCTCTCCGCGCCGCGCGACGTGCGCAGGTACTTCATCACGCAGGAGGAGTCGGGAGTCCTCTGTGTGATGTCGTGCCTGCTCGGAGAGAACCGCGACATCTTCTTCCCCAAGCTCGATCCCGCGGAGAGCCTGCTCACGTTCTCCGAGATCGCCGTGCGCTATCTGGCGAGCCTGGGCTACGAGGCGGATCCCTGCGCGAGCGAGGACGAGGCGCGCGCGAAATCGCGCGACCGAACCGGGCGGAAGTGGCCCTGCTACTTCTTCGACAGCGACACCACCGGCGAGAAGGCCTTCGAGGAGTTTTTCGTGTCTGGCCAGGATCTCGATCTCGAGCGCTTTCCGAACATCGGCGTGATCCGGAATGCCGCGTACCGGGACCGAACCCGACTCGACGACTTCCTGGCGGAGATCGAGGCGATGCGCGCTCGTTGCGCGTGGACCAAAGAGGCGCTCGTCGCGCTCTTCGAGCGACTTGCACCGGAGTTCGCGCACCACGAGACCGGAAAATACCTCGACGATCGGATGTAG
- a CDS encoding formyl-CoA transferase (catalyzes the formation of oxalyl-CoA from oxalate and Formyl-CoA): MPALDGMRVLDMTQYEAGTACTQALAWLDADVVKIERPGSGDPGRGLLVGGDHSAYFLSWNANKRSVAVALEKPEGRELLLRMLPRYDVFVENFGPGVLEKLGLEYEAMRAVHPAIIHARIKGFGGGGPYASYKCFDMVAQAASGAFSVTGEPDGPPMCPGPTLADSGTGVQAALAITAAYVQRLRTGEGQQIEIAMQEAMTFYMRTRIANGSEWGSRAVPRTGNGEGPMLNLYPCKPGGPNDYVYLVVATPRMWDQLCSALDRPDLASDPRFKGWLLRHENGAALYEEIASWTREHTKHEAMRILAEAGVPCSAVLDTRDLFQDPQLAARGFVKRVKHEVLGEVPILGSPFRLSQSEVELRAAPVLGRHTDEVLREDLGLSDSDLRALHASGVVATKES; encoded by the coding sequence ATGCCAGCGCTGGACGGAATGCGCGTGCTCGACATGACGCAGTACGAGGCCGGCACCGCGTGCACGCAGGCGCTGGCCTGGCTCGACGCGGACGTGGTGAAGATCGAGCGCCCGGGGTCCGGCGATCCCGGACGGGGCTTGCTCGTCGGAGGCGATCACTCGGCGTACTTTCTCAGCTGGAACGCGAACAAGCGCAGCGTCGCTGTCGCCCTCGAGAAGCCCGAGGGACGCGAGCTGCTCCTGCGCATGCTTCCGCGCTACGACGTCTTCGTCGAGAACTTCGGGCCCGGCGTGCTCGAGAAGCTGGGGCTCGAGTACGAGGCGATGCGCGCGGTGCACCCCGCGATCATCCACGCGCGCATCAAGGGCTTCGGCGGCGGCGGGCCGTACGCGAGCTACAAGTGCTTCGACATGGTCGCGCAGGCGGCGTCGGGCGCGTTCTCGGTGACCGGCGAGCCCGACGGGCCGCCGATGTGTCCGGGCCCGACGCTGGCCGACTCGGGCACGGGCGTGCAGGCGGCGCTCGCGATCACCGCGGCCTACGTGCAGCGATTGCGCACCGGCGAGGGGCAGCAGATCGAGATCGCGATGCAGGAGGCGATGACCTTCTACATGCGCACGCGAATCGCGAACGGATCGGAGTGGGGCTCTCGCGCGGTCCCCCGCACGGGCAACGGCGAGGGGCCGATGCTGAACCTGTACCCGTGCAAGCCCGGCGGGCCGAACGACTACGTGTACCTGGTCGTCGCGACGCCGCGGATGTGGGACCAGCTCTGCAGCGCGCTCGACCGTCCCGATCTCGCCAGCGATCCCCGCTTCAAGGGCTGGCTGCTGCGGCACGAGAACGGCGCGGCGCTCTACGAGGAGATCGCGAGCTGGACGCGGGAGCACACCAAGCACGAGGCGATGCGGATCCTGGCCGAGGCAGGCGTGCCGTGCAGCGCGGTGCTCGACACCCGCGATCTGTTCCAGGATCCGCAGCTCGCGGCGCGCGGCTTCGTGAAGCGGGTGAAGCACGAGGTGCTCGGCGAGGTGCCGATCCTGGGCTCGCCGTTCCGCCTCTCGCAGAGCGAGGTCGAGCTTCGCGCGGCGCCCGTGCTCGGCCGGCACACCGACGAGGTGCTGCGCGAGGATCTCGGCCTGTCCGACTCCGATCTTCGCGCGCTCCACGCGTCCGGGGTGGTCGCGACGAAGGAGAGCTGA
- the scpB gene encoding SMC-Scp complex subunit ScpB has product MRVAMPGEEIDLAALEALIFASEGPATAASIRRAFADLAPGSISPAVAQINARLAESGRPYEIAEVAGGWQFRTRPEYAEVILAAKPERKVRLSRAALETLALVAYRQPLSRAEIEDLRGVDCGAVMKTLLERDFVRIVGRRDAPGRPALLGTTSAFLQTFGLRALSDLPPLREVESLIRAPALEGEVDASALEPLAEPVEAAPDENEIRFH; this is encoded by the coding sequence ATGAGGGTGGCGATGCCTGGTGAAGAGATCGATCTTGCTGCGCTCGAGGCGCTGATCTTCGCGTCCGAGGGGCCTGCGACGGCGGCATCGATCCGGCGCGCCTTCGCGGATCTGGCGCCGGGCTCGATCAGCCCGGCGGTGGCGCAGATCAACGCGCGGCTCGCCGAGAGCGGTCGGCCCTACGAGATCGCCGAGGTCGCCGGCGGCTGGCAGTTCCGGACCCGGCCCGAGTACGCCGAGGTGATTCTCGCGGCCAAGCCCGAGCGGAAGGTGAGACTGTCGCGCGCGGCGCTCGAGACGCTGGCGTTGGTCGCGTACCGACAGCCGCTCTCGCGCGCCGAGATCGAGGATCTGCGCGGCGTCGATTGTGGCGCGGTCATGAAGACGCTGCTCGAGCGCGACTTCGTCCGGATCGTCGGGCGGCGCGATGCACCCGGGCGCCCCGCGCTGCTCGGAACCACGAGCGCGTTCCTGCAGACCTTCGGCCTGCGCGCGCTCTCCGACCTGCCGCCGCTGCGCGAGGTCGAGTCGCTGATCCGAGCGCCCGCGCTCGAGGGCGAGGTCGACGCGAGCGCGCTCGAGCCGCTTGCGGAGCCGGTCGAAGCGGCGCCCGACGAGAATGAAATACGGTTCCATTGA
- a CDS encoding N-acetylmuramoyl-L-alanine amidase, with translation MIRRLRSLLLALLAISGLGAGVRPDGLGDVRAISVETSPTRTRVEIELSRKSPYSVNELSGPRRLYVDVDGTWIEPPVGAAQAPEASSNLRLVRGAQNTLQRSRVVFELAETSPRPTIFALESPFRIVVEIPKGAPAAAETLDSEDWDQRVVRRIAIDAGHGGKDPGAIGARKLREAALVLSISRELRRELERRGFEVVMTRSSDVFLPLEARTDIANRENADLFISVHANAARNSKLAGVETYLLDTRYDRQTARVAARENGTTVAGLSELHRILASLKLGNNERYAARYAELVQRSLVSRLRKSYPGTVDLGVKRGPFLVLFQADMPAILVEVGFVSNPAEAKRLSSDVFARKAAQGIAEGVSTYRDQHARRLVARR, from the coding sequence TTGATCCGGCGCCTGCGTTCGCTGCTTCTCGCTCTGCTGGCGATCTCGGGCCTCGGCGCCGGCGTGCGCCCCGACGGGCTCGGCGACGTGCGCGCGATCTCGGTCGAGACTTCGCCGACACGGACGCGTGTCGAGATCGAGCTGTCGCGGAAGTCGCCGTACTCGGTCAACGAGCTCTCGGGTCCGCGCCGGCTCTACGTCGACGTCGACGGGACCTGGATCGAGCCGCCGGTCGGAGCGGCGCAGGCGCCAGAGGCGAGCTCGAACCTGCGACTGGTGCGTGGGGCGCAGAACACCCTGCAGCGCTCGCGCGTCGTCTTCGAGCTCGCAGAGACCTCGCCGCGCCCGACGATCTTCGCGCTCGAGTCGCCGTTCCGGATCGTCGTGGAGATCCCCAAGGGCGCGCCGGCCGCCGCAGAGACCCTCGACTCCGAGGACTGGGACCAGCGCGTCGTGCGGAGGATCGCGATCGACGCCGGTCATGGCGGCAAGGATCCCGGCGCGATCGGAGCTCGCAAGCTCCGCGAGGCCGCGCTGGTGCTCTCGATCTCGCGTGAGCTCCGGCGGGAGCTCGAGCGGCGCGGCTTCGAGGTCGTGATGACCCGCAGCTCGGACGTCTTCCTGCCGCTCGAGGCGCGCACCGACATCGCCAACCGCGAGAACGCCGATCTGTTCATCTCGGTGCATGCGAACGCCGCGCGCAACAGCAAGCTCGCGGGGGTCGAGACCTATCTGCTCGACACGCGCTACGACCGCCAGACCGCGCGCGTCGCCGCGCGCGAGAACGGCACGACCGTGGCCGGGCTCTCGGAGCTGCACCGGATCCTGGCCTCGCTGAAGCTCGGGAACAACGAGCGCTACGCCGCCCGCTACGCGGAGCTCGTGCAGCGCTCGCTCGTCTCGCGGCTGCGCAAGAGCTACCCCGGGACGGTCGATCTCGGCGTGAAGCGCGGGCCCTTCCTGGTGCTGTTCCAAGCCGACATGCCGGCCATTCTGGTCGAGGTCGGCTTCGTCTCGAATCCGGCCGAGGCGAAGCGACTGAGCAGCGACGTCTTCGCGCGCAAGGCTGCGCAGGGCATTGCCGAGGGCGTGAGCACGTACAGGGACCAGCACGCGCGGCGTCTCGTCGCCAGGCGCTAG
- the glnD gene encoding [protein-PII] uridylyltransferase produces the protein MQPLCDDFLGTQPAHVTGSSSQHLNPSVRAYLDAVRAHLLEQHDAGAPSRSVNEEHAELVDRLIRKLFRLAEDRYFEAFPRLNFRLAVVAVGGYGRRELSLGSDIDLVFLFRGKENPYVETITETIATRLWDAKLTVGAATRTIGDSLRVGREDLSTLTSYLDGRFLIGDPALFAELDREIRAHMREHGEAFVEAKLAEQARRHESGGESLYLLQPNLKESVGGLRDYHTALWIARATIWEVRRAEQLRVQGFIDEHEQQQLQEALDFMWRVRNQLHRKGRKDDRLHFEAQERLAEYMGFRESKAVRGVERLMRTYYMHARSIQLISRRVIAHARQLRAARQPSGRYIPDAVAEGFAISSGRLEIPAASLIDERPVRLLAAFAVAQHHDVELSTRAQRLLRQKLSLVDDAFRVDPEASALFLQILSAPTRVYRTLQMMDEVGLLGAYLPEFAHVVGMWQQDMYHTYTVDIHSLFLVEQLRRILRGRYRTQLPLATELMREVRNPVWLYLACILHDIGKGRGGGHSGKGAALVPAIAERLGLGAEAAGIVEFLVLHHLTMSGMAEQRDVHDPRLILRLAKLCGSRLYLRLLYLITVADIRSVSPVAWTNWKAGLLEQLYRNAAEWLEAGEAAEAAPQFFLDRASSQAAATSARAVEMLTQRGVAKSEAELLLEQMPRRYLLENEAEEIAAHLHAALRFLESGATARVEAFRAAAPSAPSWGIVVLARDRPGLFATMAGVLSSCGHNILAASAYTTREGIALDMFHVDPIAGGPREQDLARERIERRLVAVLDGTGPIPAPQPPRTPLPRVVREQPPSARVENDESDFYTIIDVEALDRPGLLHDIAQALSHHELSIVAVRASTRANRATDAFYVTGADGLKLTDPERRRAVEAEILAAIGAEAT, from the coding sequence GTGCAGCCGCTCTGCGACGACTTCCTCGGCACGCAGCCCGCGCACGTGACCGGATCCTCGTCGCAGCACCTGAACCCGTCGGTTCGCGCCTATCTCGATGCGGTGCGCGCGCACCTTCTCGAGCAGCACGACGCGGGCGCGCCTTCGCGAAGCGTGAACGAGGAGCACGCGGAGCTGGTGGATCGGCTGATCCGCAAGCTGTTCCGACTCGCCGAGGATCGCTACTTCGAGGCGTTTCCGCGGCTCAACTTCCGGCTCGCGGTCGTGGCAGTCGGCGGCTACGGGCGCCGCGAGCTCTCGCTCGGCTCCGACATCGATCTGGTCTTCCTGTTCCGCGGCAAGGAGAACCCGTACGTCGAGACGATCACCGAGACGATCGCGACCCGGCTCTGGGACGCGAAGCTCACGGTCGGCGCCGCCACGCGCACGATCGGCGACTCGCTGCGGGTGGGCCGCGAGGACTTGTCGACGCTGACCTCCTATCTCGACGGCCGCTTCTTGATCGGCGACCCGGCCCTGTTCGCCGAGCTCGACCGCGAGATCCGTGCTCACATGCGCGAGCACGGGGAGGCGTTCGTCGAGGCCAAGCTCGCCGAGCAGGCGCGTCGGCACGAGAGCGGGGGCGAGTCGCTCTACCTGCTGCAGCCGAACCTGAAGGAGAGCGTCGGAGGCCTGCGCGACTACCACACCGCGCTGTGGATCGCGCGCGCGACGATCTGGGAGGTTCGCCGTGCGGAGCAGCTGCGCGTGCAGGGATTCATCGACGAGCACGAGCAGCAGCAGCTGCAAGAAGCGCTCGACTTCATGTGGCGGGTGCGCAATCAGCTGCACCGCAAGGGTCGCAAGGACGACCGTCTGCACTTCGAGGCGCAGGAGCGGCTGGCCGAGTACATGGGCTTCCGCGAGAGCAAGGCGGTGCGGGGCGTCGAGCGCCTGATGCGCACCTACTACATGCACGCGCGCTCGATCCAGCTGATCTCGCGCCGGGTGATCGCGCACGCGCGACAGCTTCGCGCGGCTCGGCAGCCGTCCGGACGCTACATTCCCGACGCGGTCGCCGAGGGTTTCGCGATCAGCTCCGGACGGCTCGAGATCCCGGCCGCCTCGCTGATCGACGAGCGTCCGGTGCGCCTGCTCGCCGCGTTCGCGGTCGCGCAGCACCACGACGTCGAGCTCTCGACGCGGGCGCAGCGGCTGCTGCGCCAGAAGCTCTCTCTGGTCGACGACGCCTTCCGCGTCGACCCCGAGGCGAGCGCGCTGTTCCTGCAGATCCTCTCCGCGCCGACGCGCGTCTACCGCACGCTGCAGATGATGGACGAGGTGGGACTGCTCGGTGCCTACCTTCCGGAGTTCGCGCACGTGGTCGGGATGTGGCAGCAGGACATGTACCACACCTACACCGTCGACATTCACTCGCTCTTCCTCGTCGAGCAGCTCCGCCGGATCCTGCGCGGGCGCTACCGCACGCAGCTGCCGCTCGCGACCGAGCTGATGCGCGAGGTACGCAATCCTGTGTGGCTCTACCTGGCGTGCATCCTGCACGACATCGGCAAGGGACGTGGCGGCGGGCACTCGGGCAAGGGCGCGGCGCTGGTTCCGGCGATCGCGGAGCGCCTCGGCCTCGGCGCGGAGGCCGCTGGGATCGTGGAGTTCCTGGTCCTGCACCACCTGACGATGAGCGGGATGGCCGAGCAGCGCGACGTGCACGATCCCCGGCTGATCCTGCGCCTGGCGAAGCTCTGTGGCTCACGGCTGTACCTGCGTCTGCTCTATCTGATCACGGTCGCGGACATCCGCAGCGTCTCGCCCGTCGCGTGGACGAACTGGAAGGCGGGGCTGCTCGAGCAGCTGTACCGCAACGCCGCGGAGTGGCTCGAAGCCGGCGAGGCGGCCGAGGCCGCGCCGCAGTTCTTCCTCGACCGCGCTTCGAGCCAGGCCGCCGCGACCTCCGCACGGGCGGTGGAGATGCTGACTCAGCGCGGCGTGGCGAAGTCGGAGGCGGAGCTTCTGCTGGAGCAGATGCCGCGCCGCTACCTGCTCGAGAACGAGGCCGAGGAGATCGCCGCGCACCTGCACGCGGCGCTGCGCTTCCTCGAATCGGGCGCGACCGCACGCGTCGAGGCGTTCCGCGCCGCCGCGCCCAGCGCCCCGTCGTGGGGGATCGTCGTGCTCGCGCGCGACCGCCCCGGGCTGTTCGCGACGATGGCTGGAGTGCTCTCGAGCTGCGGGCACAACATCCTGGCCGCGTCGGCCTACACCACGCGCGAGGGGATCGCGCTCGACATGTTCCACGTCGACCCGATCGCGGGCGGGCCGAGAGAGCAGGATCTCGCGCGCGAGCGGATCGAGCGCCGTCTCGTCGCCGTGCTCGACGGAACCGGCCCGATCCCCGCGCCCCAGCCGCCTCGAACGCCGCTCCCGCGCGTGGTTCGCGAGCAGCCGCCGAGCGCGCGCGTGGAGAACGACGAGTCGGATTTCTACACGATCATCGACGTCGAGGCGCTCGACCGGCCCGGGCTTCTGCACGACATCGCTCAGGCGCTCTCCCACCACGAGCTCTCGATCGTGGCCGTGCGGGCCTCCACGCGCGCGAACCGCGCGACCGACGCGTTCTACGTCACCGGCGCGGACGGTCTGAAGCTCACCGACCCGGAGCGCCGGCGCGCGGTGGAGGCGGAGATCCTGGCCGCGATCGGCGCGGAGGCGACGTGA